From the genome of Labrus bergylta chromosome 12, fLabBer1.1, whole genome shotgun sequence, one region includes:
- the mbd6 gene encoding proline-rich protein 36 isoform X1: MMGGSETVSGDKDGVHTTAIQVPIGWQRRVDGGQVIYISPSGTALASLDEVKTYLLTDGTCKCGLECPLIIHKVFNFTVGVKVEQHNQPLGKAEQDMTKLCNHRRKVVAMAALCRSMQASQLPFANLHHSEGSNEMDNRDPKPLHLGREEEDYGIYHPKLHPVHPHPICNLHPNPTASPKSSHQLIYPYNGSSPVLHTGTNSHHPLEALRRLHHPPPISASSSSSPSSSFPTHNVPQRSPRTPTPQNVSQGQRTPKTPETPASPRMGRLSSPPLSPMTMGGGGRGAQTHTHHPYGVIVGGSPLSPSPSISPSVHNMNCVSPHQRSCHPSGSPSPLSDHIGGSAAAAGGGLMGSNLPQRRKSTSSSPHSPMSGSSPNPSPHFPKYKLEDILEQFRNSGNSSTNNHHLLIPTNPSLLTNQSSSNPHALSSKPFKSTMSPTASSGSPSFGFNSVGSSTLPLGPFSNHHHSHQSKLPHPASYPASSLLSAAAKAQLATQITQNSNAASNPVSLSSSLEQQSSKVKNSTLHNSHPPSSVASTRPPLLSLAAASSVLFPPSHSIAQSLASSLPHLPPTAECNASHRKRQRRSPTVLSMLRDTNQVSHGQQKTPPGEAVSATVINLSSSSFPSSSSTSTVQNQKAVIVGNHHHLLPGQMPRLSVPRQKAHLSRLPQHNEALDFTTGLASTPLGLDPPTQPLSALLHLLSVQNAQASATASNSTPSHPVSVFNEGGGRPNKQSPRLSTSPSAPHIRQPQTHSPGQTCNTNPLPLVSQQLSPPPTSCQFGSVQSPSHTQSTKLKRPSPSSTVPPNSQLALHNSSSPCQHSSLTPLDKHQQTENHIPTNDSVSQAALREALPRGTVATDMGSNSESTSVDQSPSDGNVSVAVSSSPKPLDLSNHVLALLAASSSVPQGEGCSSDRATDVVMSSHGNPNAGPEEPRCVDTKVSILTKPPAAISPGPNISRLGDSHSPHTPSIMGDSTSPLPLAEAFPFMNQEQLLQLLSSTGGLPSLLDPAVLASLPLGGLWLGGQHAQIPPANATQQQQNLAEQQQSEQSQQLLIQQQETQQQNQDQQHKQQQINNSPLFPLLPLLSGGQGELPLNLLGLLNPLPAPTSASTPAPGQEADLGLTEKPSLQALLMASLLLGQQHAPLLPLSGLAQLSQVSLEVPLQQPQHLPTTFEGLTLEKTSGFLDPSSLHGPGLLEVAQGLLPIPPGAEGYIQALQSLLFPAGLPPPPAAFLPLSPTLLAAALGSAELHPPPHTHLVPAQQTQHTPPQVSADSGVDTLIPLSLQGKDNPILQHLLPTLLNPAMLGDLSAITSLHNMLGIGAGSILLPPVQASALGMPLLQGPDGAINLLNNIQLNLAPPSEGEKAVSLQESQSPAQQEDIPAIQISTEVVPSPVPTPAPATAQEPTPTQQRLSEGKSVIDPYTSFMDTIYTSFLQVNAKEQEDGANLGPSDPTSPYCALPPVSFPVEHHTRSHPAPIPQASAPASLSPRRACSLRNPDLSRLHLEAVAHSPAQGTPKPTEDGSTPSLLRKPDMVEGHTHPEPPLPPIYLEEAKTDCTGPSAAVCPYVQAGVDRQGHFPHAGYLSPLDGCSVRPKEESAETFLHTEQSRDQAGAAGGARRGRKRKQTLQNVLEDFRDIDPTALEDTKATSALLKPERSVRGRRRRGARSQRQ; the protein is encoded by the exons ATGATGGGAGGCAGTGAGACTGTAAGTGGGGACAAGGATGGGGTCCACACCACTGCAATACAAGTCCCCATCGGCTGGCAGAGGAGAGTGGATGGTGGTCAGGTGATCTACATCAG TCCTAGTGGCACAGCTCTAGCCTCCCTGGACGAGGTCAAGACCTATCTGTTGACTGATGGCACCTGCAAATGTGGTCTTGAATGTCCACTCATCATCCATAAGG TTTTTAACTTCACTGTGGGAGTGAAGGTGGAGCAGCACAACCAGCCATTAGGCAAAGCAGAGCAGGACATGACCAAATTGTGTAACCACCGCAGGAAAGTGGTAGCGATGGCTGCCCTGTGTCGAAGTATGCAGGCCTCACAGCTGCCCTTTGCCAATCTTCATCACTCAG AGGGGAGCAATGAAATGGACAACCGGGATCCAAAGCCACTACATTTAGGGCGGGAAGAAGAAGACTATGGAATTTACCATCCTAAACTTCATCCTGTCCACCCTCACCCCATCTGCAACCTCCACCCTAACCCCACAGCCAGCCCCAAGTCCTCGCACCAGTTAATTTACCCTTACAATGGTTCCTCCCCTGTCCTTCACACAGGCACAAACTCTCACCATCCCCTAGAAGCTTTGAGAAGGCTTCACCATCCTCCTCCTatctctgcctcctccagctcttccCCCAGCTCCTCGTTCCCTACTCACAATGTTCCCCAGAGGTCGCCCCGCACCCCCACACCTCAAAATGTCAGTCAAGGTCAAAGAACACCCAAAACCCCAGAAACTCCGGCTTCTCCTCGGATGGGGCgtctctcttcacctcctctttccccTATGACTATGggtggaggaggcagaggagcaCAGACTCACACTCATCACCCTTATGGTGTGATTGTGGGAGGCTCCCCCTTATCTCCTTCTCCTTCAATCTCACCCTCTGTGCATAACATGaactgtgtttctcctcaccaGCGCTCCTGCCACCCATCAGgctctccctcccctctgtctgATCACATAGGagggtcagcagcagcagcaggtggaggaCTGATGGGAAGTAACTTGCCTCAGAGGAGGAAAtccacctcttcctccccaCACTCCCCCATGTCCGGTAGCTCCCCAAATCCCAGCCCCCACTTCCCCAAGTACAAGCTGGAAGACATCTTGGAGCAGTTTAGGAACTCAGGCAACAGCAGCACTAATAACCACCACCTCCTTATCCCTACTAACCCCTCCTTACTGACCAACCAAAGCAGTAGCAACCCTCATGCTCTCTCTTCTAAACCCTTCAAGTCTACCATGAGTCCTACGGCCAGCTCAGGGTCACCAAGTTTTGGGTTTAACTCTGTAGGGTCCTCTACTTTACCTCTGGGGCCCTTTTCGAACCACCACCACAGCCATCAGAGCAAGCTGCCACACCCAGCTTCTTACCCTGCAAGTAGcctgctctctgctgctgccaaAGCTCAACTGGCTACCCAGATAACCCAGAACTCAAATGCGGCCAGCAACCCAGTGAGCTTATCCTCTTCTCTGGAGCAACAGTCATCAAAGGTAAAAAACAGCACTTTACATAACAGCCATCCTCCCTCCTCAGTTGCTTCTACCAGGCCTCCCCTACTCTCCCTTGCAGCAGCCTCCTCCGTCCTTTTTCCTCCATCCCACTCTATTGCCCAGTCTCTGGCTTCCTCCTTGCCCCACCTGCCTCCAACAGCAGAGTGCAATGCGTCACACAGGAAGAGGCAACGCCGATCTCCTACAGTCCTTAGTATGCTAAGAGACACCAATCAGGTTTCTCATGGTCAACAGAAGACGCCACCAGGGGAAGCGGTGTCTGCTACAGTAATCAACctatcctcctcttccttcccctcatcctcctctacCTCAACTGTGCAGAACCAGAAAGCTGTCATAGTAGGAAACCATCATCATCTACTCCCTGGGCAGATGCCAAGGCTCTCTGTTCCCAGACAGAAAGCACACCTTTCAAGGCTTCCTCAGCACAATGAGGCACTGGATTTTACCACAGGCCTGGCATCTACACCTCTTGGCTTGGATCCTCCTACGCAACCTCTGTCTGCTCTGTTACACCTCCTCAGTGTGCAGAATGCGCAAGCCTCGGCCACAGCATCCAACTCGACCCCATCTCATCCagtatctgtttttaatgaaggaGGAGGGCGCCCTAATAAACAGAGCCCCAGACTGTCAACCTCTCCTTCTGCCCCTCACATCAGGCAGCCACAGACTCACTCACCAGGCCAAACTTGTAACACTAATCCTTTACCCTTGGTGTCGCAACAGCTTTCTCCTCCACCCACTTCCTGTCAATTTGGATCAGTACAGTCTCCATCACATACTCAGTCCACTAAATTAAAGAGACCTTCTCCATCTTCTACAGTGCCACCCAACTCACAATTGGCTTTACATAACAGCAGCAGCCCATGTCAGCATTCATCTCTGACCCCTTTAGACAAGCATCAACAAACTGAGAACCACATTCCTACAAACGATTCTGTTTCCCAAGCAGCATTGCGGGAAGCCTTACCACGAGGCACTGTGGCAACAGACATGGGTAGTAACAGTGAATCTACATCAGTGGACCAGAGTCCCTCAGATGGCAATGTTTCAGTCGCAGTATCCAGCTCCCCAAAGCCTCTTGATCTTAGCAACCACGTCCTCGCCCTTCTAGCAGCATCTTCCTCTGTGCCCCAGGGGGAGGGCTGCTCCTCAGATCGTGCCACTGATGTCGTAATGTCTTCCCATGGAAATCCCAATGCAG GGCCAGAGGAGCCTAGATGTGTGGACACAAAGGTCTCCATCCTGACAAAACCTCCAGCAGCCATCAGTCCTGGGCCCAACATCTCTCGTCTTGGGGATAGTCACAGTCCTCATACACCTTCAATTATGGGTGACTCAACCAGTCCCTTACCTCTAGCAGAGGCTTTCCCCTTCATGAACCAGGAGCAGCTGCTTCAGCTTCTGTCATCCACAGGAGGTCTACCATCTCTCCTGGACCCTGCAGTTCTGGCTTCATTGCCCCTAGGTGGACTATGGCTGGGAGGTCAACATGCACAGATACCCCCTGCAAATgccacacaacaacaacagaatctTGCAGAGCAGCAGCAATCGGAGCAAAGTCAGCAGTTACTGatacaacaacaagagacacagCAGCAGAACCAGGATCAACAGCATAAGCAACAACAGATAAACAACAGCCCTCTGTTTCCATTGTTGCCCTTGTTAAGTGGTGGTCAAGGGGAGCTCCCTCTGAACCTTTTGGGCCTGCTGAACCCACTCCCTGCCCCGACCTCAGCCTCAACTCCTGCCCCAGGACAGGAAGCAGACTTAGGGCTAACAGAAAAACCTAGCCTTCAGGCTCTGCTCATGGCGTCATTGTTGCTTGGGCAACAGCATGCGCCTTTGTTACCTCTATCTGGGCTTGCTCAGTTGAGCCAGGTCAGCTTAGAAGTTCCTCTCCAGCAGCCACAGCACCTGCCAACCACATTTGAGGGCCTCACCTTGGAAAAGACATCTGGCTTCCTGGATCCATCATCACTACATGGCCCAGGACTTTTGGAGGTTGCACAGGGCCTCCTCCCCATTCCTCCAGGAGCTGAGGGCTATATCCAAGCCCTACAGTCTCTGCTCTTCCCTGCTggtcttcctcctccccctgcaGCCTTCCTGCCCCTCAGCCCTACCTTGCTTGCTGCTGCCCTGGGCTCTGCTGAGCTCCACCCACCTCCCCACACCCATTTAGTTCCTGCACAGCAAACCCAACATACCCCTCCTCAG GTATCGGCTGATTCTGGTGTTGACACCCTCATCCCCCTATCTCTCCAAGGCAAGGACAACCCAATTCTTCAACATTTACTGCCCACTTTGCTTAACCCTGCTATGTTAG gaGATCTTTCTGCCATAACAAGTCTCCATAACATGTTGGGGATTGGCGCAGGTTCCATTCTTCTACCCCCAGTCCAGGCCTCTGCTTTAGGCATGCCTCTACTGCAGGGTCCTGATGGAGCCATCAACCTGCTCAACAACATACAG cTAAATCTTGCACCACCCTCAGAGGGAGAGAAGGCTGTCTCATTGCAGGAGTCACAAAGCCCTGCCCAACAGGAAGACATTCCAGCTATTCAGATTTCTACTGAGGTGGTTCCTAGTCCTGTTCCAACTCCAGCTCCTGCTACTGCCCAAGAGCCAACACCAACCCAGCAGCGATTATCTGAGGGAAAGTCTGTCATTGATCCTTACACCTCTTTCATGGACACGATTTATACCTCCTTTCTTCAAGTCAACGCTAAAGAGCAGGAAGACGGGGCCAATTTGGGGCCCTCTGACCCCACTTCACCCTACTGTGCCTTACCGCCGGTTTCTTTCCCTGTGGAGCACCATACCCGGTCACACCCTGCCCCAATACCCCAGGCAAGTGCCCCAGCCTCCCTCAGCCCACGTCGGGCCTGTTCCCTCCGCAACCCAGACTTATCTCGACTCCACCTGGAAGCAGTGGCCCATTCTCCAGCCCAGGGGACCCCAAAACCCACTGAGGATGGGTCCACACCGAGCTTACTAAGGAAACCTGACATGGTAGAGGGGCATACTCACCCAGAGCCTCCTCTGCCACCCATCTACTTGGAAGAGGCGAAGACAGATTGCACTGGGCCTTCTGCAGCTGTATGCCCCTATGTGCAGGCAGGGGTGGATAGGCAGGGGCATTTTCCCCATGCAGGATACCTCAGTCCACTGGATGGATGCAGTGTGAGGCCCAAAGAAGAGTCTGCTGAGACATTTCTGCACACTGAACAGAGCAGG GATCAAGCGGGAGCAGCGGGTGgagcaagaagaggaagaaaaaggaaacaaac GCTACAGAATGTGTTAGAAGACTTCAGAGACATAGATCCTACAGCACTAGAGGACACCAAGGCTACG TCAGCACTGCTGAAGCCTGAGAGGTCAGTCCGCGGCAGGAGGCGTCGAGGTGCCAGGTCTCAAAGGCAGTGA
- the mbd6 gene encoding methyl-CpG-binding domain protein 5 isoform X2: MMGGSETVSGDKDGVHTTAIQVPIGWQRRVDGGQVIYISPSGTALASLDEVKTYLLTDGTCKCGLECPLIIHKVFNFTVGVKVEQHNQPLGKAEQDMTKLCNHRRKVVAMAALCRSMQASQLPFANLHHSEGSNEMDNRDPKPLHLGREEEDYGIYHPKLHPVHPHPICNLHPNPTASPKSSHQLIYPYNGSSPVLHTGTNSHHPLEALRRLHHPPPISASSSSSPSSSFPTHNVPQRSPRTPTPQNVSQGQRTPKTPETPASPRMGRLSSPPLSPMTMGGGGRGAQTHTHHPYGVIVGGSPLSPSPSISPSVHNMNCVSPHQRSCHPSGSPSPLSDHIGGSAAAAGGGLMGSNLPQRRKSTSSSPHSPMSGSSPNPSPHFPKYKLEDILEQFRNSGNSSTNNHHLLIPTNPSLLTNQSSSNPHALSSKPFKSTMSPTASSGSPSFGFNSVGSSTLPLGPFSNHHHSHQSKLPHPASYPASSLLSAAAKAQLATQITQNSNAASNPVSLSSSLEQQSSKVSADSGVDTLIPLSLQGKDNPILQHLLPTLLNPAMLGDLSAITSLHNMLGIGAGSILLPPVQASALGMPLLQGPDGAINLLNNIQLNLAPPSEGEKAVSLQESQSPAQQEDIPAIQISTEVVPSPVPTPAPATAQEPTPTQQRLSEGKSVIDPYTSFMDTIYTSFLQVNAKEQEDGANLGPSDPTSPYCALPPVSFPVEHHTRSHPAPIPQASAPASLSPRRACSLRNPDLSRLHLEAVAHSPAQGTPKPTEDGSTPSLLRKPDMVEGHTHPEPPLPPIYLEEAKTDCTGPSAAVCPYVQAGVDRQGHFPHAGYLSPLDGCSVRPKEESAETFLHTEQSRDQAGAAGGARRGRKRKQTLQNVLEDFRDIDPTALEDTKATSALLKPERSVRGRRRRGARSQRQ; encoded by the exons ATGATGGGAGGCAGTGAGACTGTAAGTGGGGACAAGGATGGGGTCCACACCACTGCAATACAAGTCCCCATCGGCTGGCAGAGGAGAGTGGATGGTGGTCAGGTGATCTACATCAG TCCTAGTGGCACAGCTCTAGCCTCCCTGGACGAGGTCAAGACCTATCTGTTGACTGATGGCACCTGCAAATGTGGTCTTGAATGTCCACTCATCATCCATAAGG TTTTTAACTTCACTGTGGGAGTGAAGGTGGAGCAGCACAACCAGCCATTAGGCAAAGCAGAGCAGGACATGACCAAATTGTGTAACCACCGCAGGAAAGTGGTAGCGATGGCTGCCCTGTGTCGAAGTATGCAGGCCTCACAGCTGCCCTTTGCCAATCTTCATCACTCAG AGGGGAGCAATGAAATGGACAACCGGGATCCAAAGCCACTACATTTAGGGCGGGAAGAAGAAGACTATGGAATTTACCATCCTAAACTTCATCCTGTCCACCCTCACCCCATCTGCAACCTCCACCCTAACCCCACAGCCAGCCCCAAGTCCTCGCACCAGTTAATTTACCCTTACAATGGTTCCTCCCCTGTCCTTCACACAGGCACAAACTCTCACCATCCCCTAGAAGCTTTGAGAAGGCTTCACCATCCTCCTCCTatctctgcctcctccagctcttccCCCAGCTCCTCGTTCCCTACTCACAATGTTCCCCAGAGGTCGCCCCGCACCCCCACACCTCAAAATGTCAGTCAAGGTCAAAGAACACCCAAAACCCCAGAAACTCCGGCTTCTCCTCGGATGGGGCgtctctcttcacctcctctttccccTATGACTATGggtggaggaggcagaggagcaCAGACTCACACTCATCACCCTTATGGTGTGATTGTGGGAGGCTCCCCCTTATCTCCTTCTCCTTCAATCTCACCCTCTGTGCATAACATGaactgtgtttctcctcaccaGCGCTCCTGCCACCCATCAGgctctccctcccctctgtctgATCACATAGGagggtcagcagcagcagcaggtggaggaCTGATGGGAAGTAACTTGCCTCAGAGGAGGAAAtccacctcttcctccccaCACTCCCCCATGTCCGGTAGCTCCCCAAATCCCAGCCCCCACTTCCCCAAGTACAAGCTGGAAGACATCTTGGAGCAGTTTAGGAACTCAGGCAACAGCAGCACTAATAACCACCACCTCCTTATCCCTACTAACCCCTCCTTACTGACCAACCAAAGCAGTAGCAACCCTCATGCTCTCTCTTCTAAACCCTTCAAGTCTACCATGAGTCCTACGGCCAGCTCAGGGTCACCAAGTTTTGGGTTTAACTCTGTAGGGTCCTCTACTTTACCTCTGGGGCCCTTTTCGAACCACCACCACAGCCATCAGAGCAAGCTGCCACACCCAGCTTCTTACCCTGCAAGTAGcctgctctctgctgctgccaaAGCTCAACTGGCTACCCAGATAACCCAGAACTCAAATGCGGCCAGCAACCCAGTGAGCTTATCCTCTTCTCTGGAGCAACAGTCATCAAAG GTATCGGCTGATTCTGGTGTTGACACCCTCATCCCCCTATCTCTCCAAGGCAAGGACAACCCAATTCTTCAACATTTACTGCCCACTTTGCTTAACCCTGCTATGTTAG gaGATCTTTCTGCCATAACAAGTCTCCATAACATGTTGGGGATTGGCGCAGGTTCCATTCTTCTACCCCCAGTCCAGGCCTCTGCTTTAGGCATGCCTCTACTGCAGGGTCCTGATGGAGCCATCAACCTGCTCAACAACATACAG cTAAATCTTGCACCACCCTCAGAGGGAGAGAAGGCTGTCTCATTGCAGGAGTCACAAAGCCCTGCCCAACAGGAAGACATTCCAGCTATTCAGATTTCTACTGAGGTGGTTCCTAGTCCTGTTCCAACTCCAGCTCCTGCTACTGCCCAAGAGCCAACACCAACCCAGCAGCGATTATCTGAGGGAAAGTCTGTCATTGATCCTTACACCTCTTTCATGGACACGATTTATACCTCCTTTCTTCAAGTCAACGCTAAAGAGCAGGAAGACGGGGCCAATTTGGGGCCCTCTGACCCCACTTCACCCTACTGTGCCTTACCGCCGGTTTCTTTCCCTGTGGAGCACCATACCCGGTCACACCCTGCCCCAATACCCCAGGCAAGTGCCCCAGCCTCCCTCAGCCCACGTCGGGCCTGTTCCCTCCGCAACCCAGACTTATCTCGACTCCACCTGGAAGCAGTGGCCCATTCTCCAGCCCAGGGGACCCCAAAACCCACTGAGGATGGGTCCACACCGAGCTTACTAAGGAAACCTGACATGGTAGAGGGGCATACTCACCCAGAGCCTCCTCTGCCACCCATCTACTTGGAAGAGGCGAAGACAGATTGCACTGGGCCTTCTGCAGCTGTATGCCCCTATGTGCAGGCAGGGGTGGATAGGCAGGGGCATTTTCCCCATGCAGGATACCTCAGTCCACTGGATGGATGCAGTGTGAGGCCCAAAGAAGAGTCTGCTGAGACATTTCTGCACACTGAACAGAGCAGG GATCAAGCGGGAGCAGCGGGTGgagcaagaagaggaagaaaaaggaaacaaac GCTACAGAATGTGTTAGAAGACTTCAGAGACATAGATCCTACAGCACTAGAGGACACCAAGGCTACG TCAGCACTGCTGAAGCCTGAGAGGTCAGTCCGCGGCAGGAGGCGTCGAGGTGCCAGGTCTCAAAGGCAGTGA